From Aricia agestis chromosome 1, ilAriAges1.1, whole genome shotgun sequence:
CTTTTTATCCCGATAGGCGTCGCATCGTCGACTGACCGTAATTTGACATTAAAGCTGTCAAATCCAATACATTTTTTGTAAACAAGAGTATTATTTAtcaattttcgtaaaaatgccTCAATATTGTGCTTTGAGTTTTAAAAACTGGAGAGTCCATATATTTCCCAAAACCCCAAAGTGAAGAAAAAGTGGGGAAATGCCTTGTGAATGAAGAATTTCAAGGAAAGAATATGGCAAACTTAAGTTCACTTCATTTCACAGAAGATGATTATTTTGAAAGAAGTAAATACACAGGAAAGTTGTGAAATTATGATGTCTAGCCTAAGCCAAACTTATTATTTCCTAGACATGCGTCTTACGAACAAACcaataacaaattataacatATATTTTCAGATGCTGAGCCATAAGaaccatttttatgaaatacataCAGAGCTTCTGTTGTCTTACCGTTTATTAGCATAATTATGCAACATCTATGAGCAAGTGTCAAAGCAAATTCAAGGTATGTTTGCTAATAGAAAAATTACTGTAAGGATTCCGCAGCTTGTTGCACCACAGTTGCAGCAAGTACTAAAATAAGTTCATACTGAGAGGATTATAGGATTAACCATTAAACAATagcaagtaaaatattttttatgtttcatgTGTTGTAACTTTAGAGAAtgtattatgaaaaataaataaaagctgATATCAgtgattgtttggttttattagatttaaataatttttatacaattatttttcaaaCACTGCTGGTTCAAAATAGAGGATGTAAGCCATGAATGACCATGACacagacataatattgtttGCACTTAGCAAATGCACCATTTCCTGCAGCGCATTCACAATAGCATTCCTCTACATGTCTACACCTCCTTCTTGAGAGACTTTAATGTCTACTGAATACATCACTTGCAAGCTTTGCATATTCTTCTTACGAAATGTATAGTGTCCCATGAGTAAGGGGCGGTCAGAAGATGTCTAGATTTGTATAAAAGTTAGCCGTTGGTTCCGTGTTCAATCTGTAAAAAGATGgaataatatctaaatatttCACGTTTATCTGTGATAGTTAACAAATGTTAATAATGTTATATATACACATACCTTTATATAGAATAGACTCTATTATTTCCTGCTTGCTGATGCTTGGAATACATTCAGAGACATGAACGCCGATTAACCTGTAATCGGCGTTCATGTCTCTGAATGTATTAGGGTGTGGATAGATAAGAGAATTGTCCTTTTGATCGCCCAAACCATCGTCAAAGTTTTGGTCCCGATCATACGCCTCCAATCTTGAAATAAAAACTCCTTAATTAAGAGGATAACATATTTAAACAAATGGTGAAATAagaaatataacctaaaaatattactatgtTTACCTTTCGCTCAGATCGGCTTTCGGCTCACCACTGACGCATTTCTCTTACGAAGCTCACTTTTCAGTTCACTCACAGTAGGTAAACAAAGAATTTATTTTAAGATCGTTAACacaaagaaaacatagaaaACGCAAACGCGCTACCACTCATTTGACACTTGTAGTAAACAAAGGCCAGTCGCTGGTGGCGCCATCTGCTTCGAGCTTTTAGTTTGGCTCCTCATGGTAGAATATgctttcccgccataatattttactcgacactggccatggttatacagccgaagtgccattataagaaaaaaactgTCAAACGTCTTTGTCAGTGTCAGTGTGGTGTCAGTTAGGCTGCAGCCGTCACTCGTCAGACGTCAGTTATTTTCTAGAAAATCGCAATTCGCAATCAATACACAACTCGAAAATTCAAGAAATATAATCTGAAATCATTGAAATTATACAGAATTAGAAGACTCAACGAACCTTAACAGTTTCCGAAACAAAACCAGAGAAAGTTTTACATTTCATCAAGATCACAATAATTCACAGTTAAGAAATTGAGAATTTCTTAACCAATCCAATTTCCAAGTGAATCATTTACATGTACttacattttacataatttaagctttttctttataatttacTCTGATTATGCATGATAGATCTTTTTCCTTTATTTAATGCAATTAATTAAAAGcaatttcttttaaaattatgcaATTATATTGTGCAGATTGCATCATGTTGTCGCGAATGTGCGTCGTCCGTTCGGCGTTAAATGTTACGCACACTCTCAAGACCCCCGTCCCACAAAGATTCGTGCCTAAAAACTATGTGGTACGAAACTACGCCCGTGAACCTCGCTCTAGAGTGGCTACAAGAACTCAACCAACACTGTGGGAAAAACTTATGGCCCCAGCTGGACCTAATGGTATTAAAATACGCTATtataatctatttttaaattattttaaattctctcatcgttttatttaattttcagcATTCAGTTTGGGAAAAGGAGCATTGGCAGGAGCATCTGCTGTGGGCTTAGTAGCCCTTTGCTACTACGGCTCAGGAGTGAAACCCGGCACATTGCAAGAAGCACAGTATGTATAAATCTTAATGTCTTGTAGTTAAAGTCTTTTAAGATCATACTTGGAACTACTTGGTAGCAGACATATTGAATGTTGTTTGTGTTTATTGTTTGCTTATCTGTTCTACGATAATCATAGGAAACATTTtgatgactcattcttaacacTATGGTGCCAAACTTACATAATAGCTGTATGGGAAATACAAGCAGAATGTACTTTTAgtagtacctaattataataaaattattatgtaatgagcATTTAGTTATTCagattattatgttaaaatttcagTCTATGGCCACAATATGTAAAGGATCGCATTAAAGCCACATATGGATACATTGCTGGTTCACTTGTGTTGACTGCAGGCAGCGCTATCACAGTATTTAGGACTCCAGCTCTTCTTAACCTAGTTGCTAGAAACGGATGGATGGTAAGTTTTGTACAACTACAGAAATAGATTTATAGACAGATGGTAAACCtaactttaacccatcaatccccaagcggcagctggctgccgcatgacaattaaaaatctattgtgtctgggatacccatgatggaggtgttaatagATTATGTCAACccaatattaattgtgatctgcCATTTAGACAAAACCCAACACAATTAtctatttctctgatagtacatactggTACACCTACTAAATACACTCATTACTCACATTTCAGATaacatataatataagaaaacttactattttttatttattatatttatttgttatttttagtcCATCATTGCAACAATGGCATTAATGATTGGATCTGGAATGGTAGTCCGTGGGATGGAATATAAGCCAGGCTTTGGAGGAAAGCAACTTGCTTGGATGTTGCACACCGGTATCATGGGAGCTGTCATTGCCCCCATCTGCTTCCTTGGGGGCCCAATTCTGATGCGGGCAGCATggtaaatattttgaattttttatattaggtatttaattatgtattatgaaTATAATGACTTTCTGTAATATTTCAcatgcatttttttaattattctgaATTGAAGAACActcaaaacttataatatttcaatgatgattgtaataatattgattgaaaggttaatttgtaataatttacaggTACACCGCAGGAGTTGTTGGTGGACTGAGCACAATAGCGGTTTGTGCCCCATCTGGTGAGTTCCTGAACATGCGGGCTCCACTGGCCATGGGTCTCGGTGCGGTGTTCGCGGCGTCGCTCGCTGGAATGTTTTTGCCTCCTACATCTGCTCTCGGTGCAGGTATGTAAAGAAAACTAAATTTTTACAATGATTTGAGTACTATAAATGTTGATGCCAATGCAACCTCATAGGTATAATACTATAAAGTCATAATTTTTAAGCATAATatccacaatattttttttatcttgagtttgttttttatgaaacactcttgtagataattataataatacatattttaatttttcaggtTTATACTCTCTTAGTTTGTATGGTGGCCTCATAGTGTTTGGCGGGTTCTTACTGTATGACACCCAATCAATTATCAAGAGGGCAGAAACCCACCCAATGTATGGATTCCAACCTTACGACCCAATCAACTCgtgagtattttttaaatagtaaaattatatttatagaaaGCAAACTACATGGCAAGCTGCACTTTAAGGGgagtattacattatcatttatattggatcatttctatgatcatatataggatccaatatatatgatcatttgatcatatctgcatattacattatcatatttcattgatcctattttacgtcatatgtggtttcaatagccaatggagagcgctaacgctgacaggtattgacgtcagggttactagatctcagagaatttgatttgtcaaaagacttgGTCTtttttcagcaagattatccaagtatataattagaaaaataattatattacattatttgaaacacattaacgaacaagaaattaaaaactcttttttatattaaataactggcaacacctatttctatgaccgtattggatccaatctctcagcaaatgtcaaaaatatagatcaaggaagaaatgaatcatatgtctatattacattatccaatatcattgactcaatgatctcggagccaatatatatgataatctaatatcccccttagtaGTATGGGGGTGTCaataaattacgtgaggtgtttaagaGGGGGAGGGGGCctcatctaatcttacgttgggaagaggggggggggggggatcgGCAAATCtcacataatttttttctcattgttacaaaaaaaaaccatatccatactaatattataaatgggaaaatgtgtctgtctgtctgttacctcttcacgcctaaacggctgagccgattgggctgaaatttggtacagagatactttgagtcccgggtaaggacataggatactttttatcctggaaaaattaTCTGGAAATGgttgtacggttcccacgcgataaactaatttttgcgcaacggagttgcgggcgtcatctagttaccaCTAAATTTTCAGGTTGTTGAATATACTAGGGCTTGCTTCGTTCACCCTGATTAAGGGTTGCTTCTTCGTGccgttcgtgcgcgagtcctactcACTTTTGGCTGACTTTCTTTTATTCTATGTACAATAATTCCCAAAAAAAATAACCGATTCAATAcggcgcacctttttgaagactttcagtcgtggcggcatacaattttctcgtgacacgtgagccgtgtcatacgccatagcagtagatgacacggctaccgtgtcacccgccacgttcaaaaaggtttattgtttttcttggtttttacgtgttaattaactttatttatttaattgaacccaaaccattgatgttaacggaaggctacgttgttttaagttgatttcgagtagttttactaagttttaacctaaatagcaggtaagcgattttttttgtcagatgttgcaaaccttttgtaggtttcaaagtaaaaaaaatgagtatattaaatagatctgggttttcgatgtaaattatacgttcgtagatacatttaaagaagttcgttgttaagttttttaaccgacttccaaaaaggagaaggttatacgttcggctgtggatatttttttaaagtgtgttcaacgattacttcgccacttgtgaaccgattttcaaaatttttgttttgttgtatggggtatttgttccgattgatccggttccgagttggtaccaggaggcctactacgaaaccgttttgagactcaaacaatcgaacgagaatgccgcgtcctgttCTAGCAACGTCGtgtcacgtttgttagagtgggACGCGGCAGGTCAGAAAATctaaaaaacacctcacgtaatttgtggacgccccctaactgattattataaatgcaaaagtagtTGTCAAATCGCAAAATGTGATATCGATCTATAAAGACTTTGTTTAGCTTTTGGAAAtcctattttttaagatttattaTCAAAATCTTTGTCAATTCCCTTTTACAGTGCCATCTCAGTATATCTGGACGTCCTCAACATCTTTATGCGCATAGCCATGATCCTGTCTGGTGCTGGTGGtaatagaagaaaataaatacctacTAGCTTAGATATGTTTCCAACAATAATTTATGAAactatgaataaattatttagcTCACACTAAATTAGAGTAGTAATCTAATACTAGTTTTAATGTTAATATTCTTCGCGATCCCCGAGTCGGCATGTGATATTATGGATACTGTTAAGTTTTTGTGGTTCTAatgatttcaaaataaaattatcgaaGTAATTATCACATAGTTTTTTATTTGACATCATATTTTGTGTCCTTTTGATAGAAATATAGTTATGAGTTGGTAACAATTTTACACAAGCCAACAGCAAGCAAAAAAACAAGCAATGCCGTTTATACATTGAGGAGTTGATATTATTGtagtgataaataaaaatacctagTTACTAGATATAATTGGATTACAGTTTACTGTGTTTGTGGATATTCATCAAGGCTTTCCTAGAATGTAACGTTTATTTTTGGGAGACTGTTAAGCAAAAAGAAATCACTATTTGTGTTTGCACTTtggatataattaaaaataaataggatCAAGAatgatttatttacatttcaggatttaagttatttagggcctgtttcaccactttctgacaaGTGCTGGATAAACTacccaccacttaacttgacagattgaCCACTTGACTAGACagacagagtatggagaatatgtcaaaaaagttgtggatggctatccacaactttttctttatcaggaagtggtgaaacaggcccttaggatAGTAATGATTACATGATACAAttcattataatacttattgtaTTCTTACAACTTTGGTAAATGTAAGCCCAAGATACTGTCTTTAAAACTGGAATGTTTTCAGAAATgcataagaaatattatttttttaaagatatagTAACAAATATTTCAAAGAATTAATCGTCGACAACTTGATAAAAAGAAAGTAAAaaccaaacttgtaaataagtaaATGTTTAACTTAAAAGGACATAAATAAAATGCGCATAGGTACGATATAACatagataaattaaaaataatatcacaatTTCGAGGCTTTAAAGTAAGGTATACAAACCGCAATAAGCAACTTGctgaaaatatttctttttgcgCGTTAAAACAAATCACATTGAATTTGACTTTTgaatagattaataatttacaatataattaattacttttacaGGCCTTTACTTAATGGctaatttaatatttgaataatatgCATCGCAAAAATTTCTACTCTTAACTAAGGACTATAACTTATAAGGCTCATATTTTAACATCACGTATAAGCTCACCCGAAAATTAATTGCAATGCATATTAGAATAACATAATGATTCAAATAAAGgtatagtaaaataaattaaggatattttgagaatctatttttttatcttcttGTGAAGACATTTTGTAGACattaggctacttgacctatattcaatttcattgaacaaatgcatatttctagtagaacttggcctaggaaatcgtatttcacccttataatcaaataaaagcttattattgataaataaagtcgatttgaaaataggatttgtactgacgaaaacacttttgcggtacttccgacttggatgtgacgtcatcacactcgtaatttaatatcttttatttatcgtgctcgttatatgtaagtttatttgtacataaataattagAATAAGCCAAGAAAGgatttgtaaaatgtattttcttgaataattcaaataaagcatcagttttatatattatctccatttattgtagacgggaaatgaaatggccaaaacttttctccaaaagttttcaacattacaaatgatttctaatttcttatttaattcttttataatttttgggcacttttagactcgtacatttagcacataaaaaaatgttaaatataaaagagtttaaaatacaaaacgtatgacgttacactatggcggacagtgttttcggcgccatttataaggcatatttttcaatcaacattttcatgggtttctactgtgtaaaatattaaaatattatttttttttgtgaaaatgaatgattatgaagcTATTAGCATAAAGAaaaaaagtaggtcaagtagcctttTAAGCCGAAAAGTTATTGTcaaatataaactaaaaaatatattttctcaaCTCAATGCCCAAAgatttttttcttgattattatttttatgcctAGAAAAGTCTTATTATAAGTAGATGATCCCATGCCCCAAAATATCCTGAATTGATTTAACCAAACCTTATAAACATTGCAATACTTctattattcataaaataaagtGGTATGAGCAAAAATACTGTACTTTAGTTCCTAATTAATTTCTAATGTAGACCTAAGTACTAACATCTCCAGTCTTATTAGCTTGTTGTTTCAAGTAGAGAGCGTACATTTGCCGCGCCTGATTGAGGACCCTGTTAACGTTGTGCTTCCTGACCATCTTATCGAAGTGCATAGCTAACTCGTTGTAGTCCATGCGATTGCGCATGATATAATCTCGGTGCTGCAACAATACTGTCAAACATAAGTACATCAGGAACGGATTGCCGCCCCCAAAGACCGTCGGTGCAGGAAGAGTGCCGATATTACTCCTAGTCGAATTGTCGCTACTCACGGACACACTCGCAATTTTGTGGGAAGGGGGTTTGAGTGCCTCATATTTCTTCTGAAAATTGTTTATCGTGGAAGCCACACTATGGAGATTCGGTTGCTTTACATTGAGTAAGGATTCACAGTTTCTTTTCGCATTTTCTAGTTCCTGAGACATGTTGGAGAAAAACTTGTGTGACTTGGAACCGCTTTCGTCTTTGTGATTACTTTTGCGATCGCTCTCGACTCCCGCCGGCCCCTTTTCCGAGGAGTCGGAATCACTGGACTGCGTTTCCGATTGGTGGTTACCTTTAGATACGTGGGTCGTATCCAACGAGAAATTTTTTCTCAGCAGCCTTATCGGAGTTATCGATTTCTTTCCCGAATGCTcctcgaatatttcgccggtgTCGATGTCAAAATCCAATTCCGCCTGTTCGTCCGGCGTCTGAGGACAGCTGGCGGTGGTTCGAGTCGTGGGGGTGTTACGATGCAAGGGATTTTCCCAGAGGTAAATGTCCTCGGCACTTCTAGCGTTCGATCTTATGGTCTCGAGTAGCGGGGACTTTTTTACCAGTCCCACTACTTTCACCTCCGTCTCAAGCTCCAAGGCGTCGGCCGGTGTGTCCCGTTTGGCGGTACGATCACAGTCCGGAGGTCTCTCCTCGGTGCTGGTGGAGTCTGAGGGGGAATCGCACGTCACGCTGCATCTGTTCACGTAAGAATTTCCAAACACTTGTCGGTCCAAATGTTCTAATTCGAGTCTCAGCTCCCTGGTCATGGAGGTCGTCATCGGATAGTACTCCTGCGAGTCGTCGGGACTGCTGCCGTCGTTGATTTCTAGACtagttttgtttataatatttttcagtaGCGGTGTTTTGTATTTCGGTTCTACGATGTCGTTCTCGTCGTATGACGTTTTGTTGACTGTTATTTTGGGACACTCGTCGGTGCGGTTGTGTTCTATCGCCGAGTAAGTTCTTTGCAATTTATCGTGTTTGATATTCGATTTGCTACCGCTACCGGTCGCGAAATTCAAAAATTCATTGAggttttttatcattttaactTTTGGTGCGTTTCCATCACCACCGGACGAGTCCAATTTATCTAAGGAGGAGAAGAACCTactattgtgaacttgtattttGTCTCTCAGAAGTCTTATCTGACTACCGAGCGGCACGTCCTTGTTGTCCGCGTGCGCCGTCCCGTTTGTTAGGTTGCCGGTGCTCGACCAACCGGTAGAAGCCGGCTCCTCACTTTCGACAACTTTTCTATCTTCGGGTACACTCGTCATATTTCTCTTCGCTTTAACATCTTTGTCCTTATGGTTTTCTAATTTATCGTCTTTGATGCTCCTGTGATGTCTCAACATAGCATCATCTAAGCTCTGAAATTCCTTCGCATTTTTAAGGGACGCGTTGTTGAGCGTTTTTCTGACTGTGTTCTCGTCTAAGCTGTGGTTGGTCTGCTTGATCGTGACGAGCTTGGGCGCTTTCATGTTAGCTATACTGAAACTCGAGCTCTGCCTCCTTATCGCGCACACTTTGGTGTAGGCGTTTTCCCGGGGCGCTTTGATCAGGGGGCTCAGGGGAGGCGGGTCGATGCTGACGCCGATGTCGGGGTCGAATTCCTTCTCCTTTAGCATGAGCTCGACAGTAGGCGCTTTCTGGGGCAAGGAAGCCCAAAGTACTTCGAGCATTCGGAGAGCGTCGTCGAAAGCGAATTCTCTTTTCATCTCCAGGAGCAACCATCTATAACAGAATAGGAGATCGTCCGCCTGCTGGGATTTGAGGTAATTATAAAAATCGGGATCGTAGACCTGAAGGGATTCGGT
This genomic window contains:
- the LOC121728048 gene encoding growth hormone-inducible transmembrane protein-like isoform X1 produces the protein MQLYCADCIMLSRMCVVRSALNVTHTLKTPVPQRFVPKNYVVRNYAREPRSRVATRTQPTLWEKLMAPAGPNAFSLGKGALAGASAVGLVALCYYGSGVKPGTLQEAHLWPQYVKDRIKATYGYIAGSLVLTAGSAITVFRTPALLNLVARNGWMSIIATMALMIGSGMVVRGMEYKPGFGGKQLAWMLHTGIMGAVIAPICFLGGPILMRAAWYTAGVVGGLSTIAVCAPSGEFLNMRAPLAMGLGAVFAASLAGMFLPPTSALGAGLYSLSLYGGLIVFGGFLLYDTQSIIKRAETHPMYGFQPYDPINSAISVYLDVLNIFMRIAMILSGAGGNRRK
- the LOC121728048 gene encoding growth hormone-inducible transmembrane protein-like isoform X2; the encoded protein is MLSRMCVVRSALNVTHTLKTPVPQRFVPKNYVVRNYAREPRSRVATRTQPTLWEKLMAPAGPNAFSLGKGALAGASAVGLVALCYYGSGVKPGTLQEAHLWPQYVKDRIKATYGYIAGSLVLTAGSAITVFRTPALLNLVARNGWMSIIATMALMIGSGMVVRGMEYKPGFGGKQLAWMLHTGIMGAVIAPICFLGGPILMRAAWYTAGVVGGLSTIAVCAPSGEFLNMRAPLAMGLGAVFAASLAGMFLPPTSALGAGLYSLSLYGGLIVFGGFLLYDTQSIIKRAETHPMYGFQPYDPINSAISVYLDVLNIFMRIAMILSGAGGNRRK
- the LOC121727662 gene encoding TBC1 domain family member 25, yielding MFGYSKEAVRVKVKKCEGKLQPELRKFSVDPQITSLEVLQSILIKAFDIKSDFTLSYRTVDDYGQEVYLPLLSDWDLDAAFLKSHNIALNQKVEPCVQLKVDMKPFAEASEDWEPPTLTETPTVNQTTREQPVVHQPTTSEKVESQTGFQGLIMNQVEKTFNMVTRALNLYEDPNTPPRPPLSDIEFRAFLDAVGQINNTTKLREVIYCGGIEPSLRKVVWKHILNVYPDGMTGKERMDYIKKKANEYYVLRAKWKDCIQKGKVNADLAYVTSMVRKDVLRTDRHHNFYAGSDDNQNIASLFNILTTYAIYHPTVSYCQGMSDLASPLLVTMGDEAHAYICLCALMTRLHPNFLLDGEAMTQKFTHLTESLQVYDPDFYNYLKSQQADDLLFCYRWLLLEMKREFAFDDALRMLEVLWASLPQKAPTVELMLKEKEFDPDIGVSIDPPPLSPLIKAPRENAYTKVCAIRRQSSSFSIANMKAPKLVTIKQTNHSLDENTVRKTLNNASLKNAKEFQSLDDAMLRHHRSIKDDKLENHKDKDVKAKRNMTSVPEDRKVVESEEPASTGWSSTGNLTNGTAHADNKDVPLGSQIRLLRDKIQVHNSRFFSSLDKLDSSGGDGNAPKVKMIKNLNEFLNFATGSGSKSNIKHDKLQRTYSAIEHNRTDECPKITVNKTSYDENDIVEPKYKTPLLKNIINKTSLEINDGSSPDDSQEYYPMTTSMTRELRLELEHLDRQVFGNSYVNRCSVTCDSPSDSTSTEERPPDCDRTAKRDTPADALELETEVKVVGLVKKSPLLETIRSNARSAEDIYLWENPLHRNTPTTRTTASCPQTPDEQAELDFDIDTGEIFEEHSGKKSITPIRLLRKNFSLDTTHVSKGNHQSETQSSDSDSSEKGPAGVESDRKSNHKDESGSKSHKFFSNMSQELENAKRNCESLLNVKQPNLHSVASTINNFQKKYEALKPPSHKIASVSVSSDNSTRSNIGTLPAPTVFGGGNPFLMYLCLTVLLQHRDYIMRNRMDYNELAMHFDKMVRKHNVNRVLNQARQMYALYLKQQANKTGDVST